A single genomic interval of Microbacterium hydrocarbonoxydans harbors:
- the msrB gene encoding peptide-methionine (R)-S-oxide reductase MsrB — protein MSYSVDKTEEEWRAELGEEQYAVLRQAATERAWTGELLDEERAGLYTCGACGAELFQSGTKFDSGCGWPSFYESVRPDAVELIEDTTLGMVRTEVRCANCGSHLGHVFPDGFGTPTGDRYCMNSLALNFTPEES, from the coding sequence ATGTCGTACAGCGTGGACAAGACAGAAGAAGAGTGGCGTGCCGAGCTCGGCGAGGAGCAGTACGCGGTGCTGCGCCAGGCTGCGACCGAGCGCGCTTGGACCGGCGAGCTGCTCGACGAGGAGCGCGCCGGCCTCTACACGTGCGGGGCATGCGGTGCGGAGCTGTTCCAGAGCGGCACGAAGTTCGACTCCGGATGCGGCTGGCCGAGCTTCTACGAGTCGGTGCGCCCCGACGCCGTGGAGCTGATCGAGGACACCACCCTCGGCATGGTGCGCACCGAGGTGCGCTGCGCGAACTGCGGCTCGCACCTGGGCCACGTCTTCCCTGACGGCTTCGGCACGCCCACCGGCGACCGCTACTGCATGAACTCCCTCGCCTTGAACTTCACCCCCGAAGAGTCGTGA
- a CDS encoding DUF2332 domain-containing protein produces MTDAVQLRYARFAEQEAPGRSDLYAEWAAGIADDPEVQRILSRIPENRRQPPLVFAVARMLGMPLEGYRSLRSFVLAHADEVVAECTARRLQTNEPLRLAPLLPVLSEIDGPIALLEIGASAGLCLYPDRYSYRVIGADGAVRRELDPTDGPSSVVLESRVEGELPAWRMPEVVWRAGIDLAPLDAADERDRRWLQGLVWPGEEGREQRVTAALDIAAADPPLLVAGDAVDHLDALAAEAPEHATLVITTPGVLVHIPREARTALVQRIRSLPARWITIDPPAVLDVWEPPIDQTEWTGFAVALDGRVRASADPLGRWWEWRHGESPART; encoded by the coding sequence ATGACGGATGCCGTGCAGCTGCGCTACGCCCGCTTCGCCGAGCAGGAGGCGCCGGGTCGCAGCGACCTGTACGCCGAATGGGCGGCGGGTATCGCCGACGATCCCGAGGTGCAGCGTATCCTCTCTCGCATCCCGGAGAACCGGAGGCAGCCCCCGCTGGTGTTCGCCGTGGCGCGGATGCTGGGCATGCCTCTGGAGGGATACCGGAGTCTGCGGTCCTTCGTCCTCGCGCACGCCGACGAGGTGGTCGCGGAGTGTACGGCTCGGCGTCTGCAGACGAACGAGCCGCTGCGCCTCGCCCCGCTGCTGCCCGTGCTGTCGGAGATCGACGGCCCGATCGCGCTGCTCGAGATCGGTGCGTCGGCTGGACTCTGCCTATATCCGGATCGCTATTCGTACCGCGTGATCGGTGCGGACGGAGCGGTGCGTCGTGAGCTGGATCCGACGGACGGGCCGTCGTCCGTCGTGCTGGAGAGTCGTGTCGAGGGGGAGCTGCCCGCCTGGCGGATGCCGGAGGTGGTGTGGCGTGCGGGCATCGACCTCGCCCCGCTCGATGCGGCGGACGAGCGGGATCGGCGCTGGCTGCAGGGGCTGGTCTGGCCGGGGGAGGAGGGGCGCGAGCAGCGCGTCACGGCAGCCCTCGACATCGCCGCAGCCGATCCTCCGCTCCTCGTCGCGGGCGACGCCGTGGACCACCTCGACGCGCTGGCGGCAGAGGCGCCCGAGCACGCGACTCTCGTGATCACGACCCCCGGGGTGCTCGTGCACATCCCCCGCGAAGCCCGCACGGCGCTGGTGCAGCGCATCCGAAGCCTCCCTGCCCGGTGGATCACGATCGACCCGCCCGCCGTGTTGGACGTGTGGGAGCCGCCGATCGACCAGACCGAATGGACGGGGTTCGCCGTGGCCCTCGACGGGCGCGTGCGGGCTTCGGCAGATCCTCTCGGCCGTTGGTGGGAGTGGCGCCACGGAGAGAGCCCCGCGCGGACCTAA
- a CDS encoding DUF3263 domain-containing protein — protein sequence MLGELTERDRAILALETAWPRHGGAKEEVIRAQLGMSAARYYQLLGRLIDSEAALQYDPMLVRRLRRIRDARSFQRAARTPGFVG from the coding sequence ATGCTGGGAGAGCTGACCGAGCGCGATCGCGCGATCCTCGCGCTGGAGACCGCCTGGCCGCGGCACGGCGGCGCGAAGGAGGAGGTCATCCGCGCGCAGCTCGGCATGAGCGCGGCGCGGTACTACCAGCTCCTCGGACGTCTGATCGACTCCGAGGCGGCGCTGCAGTACGATCCGATGCTGGTGCGGCGATTGCGTCGCATCCGGGATGCGCGATCCTTCCAGCGGGCCGCGCGCACGCCCGGATTCGTCGGCTGA
- a CDS encoding LytR C-terminal domain-containing protein — MSKPTRDRFDDVPRSSGRVGAHRAEAPGMNGWVVLLWSFVAALILIIGGIFGALVVMERITLFPEAVPSATPTPEETGVVDVTYSVMILNASPDAGLDEQMRDDLINSGWAAGSVFATDSDSQDFTTTTVYYIADEDELAAIGLARLIGGAEVEQSDAYASLNDTGAKQLTVVIGVDRTTTAPETPAP; from the coding sequence GTGTCAAAGCCCACCCGAGATCGATTCGACGACGTCCCCCGATCGTCCGGACGCGTCGGAGCGCACCGCGCCGAAGCCCCGGGGATGAACGGATGGGTCGTCCTGCTCTGGTCGTTCGTGGCCGCGCTGATCCTCATCATCGGCGGGATCTTCGGAGCCCTCGTGGTCATGGAGCGCATCACGCTGTTCCCCGAAGCGGTGCCCAGTGCGACCCCGACGCCGGAGGAGACCGGCGTCGTCGACGTCACATACTCGGTGATGATCCTGAACGCCTCGCCGGACGCCGGGCTGGACGAGCAGATGCGCGACGATCTCATCAACAGCGGATGGGCGGCGGGCTCGGTGTTCGCCACCGACAGCGACAGCCAGGACTTCACCACCACCACTGTGTACTACATCGCTGACGAGGACGAGCTGGCCGCCATCGGCCTCGCCCGGCTCATCGGCGGAGCCGAGGTCGAGCAGAGCGACGCCTACGCGAGCCTGAACGACACTGGTGCCAAGCAGCTCACGGTCGTCATCGGCGTCGACCGCACGACGACGGCACCCGAGACGCCCGCGCCGTAG
- the groL gene encoding chaperonin GroEL (60 kDa chaperone family; promotes refolding of misfolded polypeptides especially under stressful conditions; forms two stacked rings of heptamers to form a barrel-shaped 14mer; ends can be capped by GroES; misfolded proteins enter the barrel where they are refolded when GroES binds) → MAKIIAFDEEARRGLERGLNILADAVKVTLGPRGRNVVLEKKWGAPTITNDGVSIAKEIELDDPYEKIGAELVKEVAKKTDDVAGDGTTTATVLAQALVREGLRNVAAGADPISLKRGIEKAVAAITEELLASAKEIDSKEQIAATASISAADPAIGELIAEAIDKVGKEGVVTVEESQTFGTELELTEGMRFDKGYLNPYFVTDPERQEAVFEDAYILIANQKISNIKDLLPIVDKVIQDGKELVIIAEDVEGEALATLVLNKLKGIFKSVAVKAPGFGDRRKAQLQDIAILTGGQVITEEVGLKLENATLDLLGRARKVIVTKDETTIVEGAGEADQIEGRVTQIRREIENTDSDYDREKLQERLAKLAGGVAVIKAGAATEVELKERKHRIEDAVRNAKAAVEEGIVPGGGVALIQSGTKALDSLSLTGDEATGANIVRVAIEAPLKQIALNAGLEPGVVANKVAELPSGQGLNAASGEYVDMFAAGIIDPAKVTRSALQNAASIAALFLTTEVVVADKPEKAAAPMGDPSGGMDF, encoded by the coding sequence ATGGCAAAGATCATCGCTTTCGATGAGGAGGCCCGCCGCGGCCTCGAGCGCGGCCTCAACATCCTCGCCGACGCCGTCAAGGTGACGCTCGGCCCGCGCGGTCGCAACGTCGTGCTTGAGAAGAAGTGGGGCGCTCCCACGATCACGAACGACGGTGTGTCCATCGCCAAGGAGATCGAACTCGACGACCCGTACGAGAAGATCGGCGCGGAGCTCGTCAAGGAGGTCGCCAAGAAGACCGACGACGTCGCCGGCGACGGAACCACCACCGCCACCGTCCTCGCTCAGGCGCTCGTCCGCGAGGGCCTGCGCAACGTCGCAGCCGGCGCAGACCCGATCTCGCTCAAGCGCGGCATCGAGAAGGCCGTCGCCGCGATCACCGAGGAACTGCTCGCCAGCGCGAAGGAGATCGACTCCAAGGAGCAGATCGCCGCGACCGCATCGATCTCGGCCGCTGACCCGGCCATCGGCGAGCTCATCGCCGAGGCGATCGACAAGGTCGGCAAGGAAGGCGTCGTCACGGTCGAGGAGTCGCAGACCTTCGGCACCGAGCTCGAGCTCACCGAGGGCATGCGCTTCGACAAGGGCTACCTGAACCCCTACTTCGTCACGGACCCCGAGCGCCAGGAGGCAGTCTTCGAAGACGCCTACATCCTGATCGCGAACCAGAAGATCTCGAACATCAAGGACCTTCTGCCGATCGTCGACAAGGTGATCCAGGACGGCAAGGAGCTCGTCATCATCGCCGAGGACGTCGAGGGCGAGGCTCTCGCGACTCTCGTGCTCAACAAGCTCAAGGGCATCTTCAAGTCGGTCGCCGTCAAGGCTCCCGGCTTCGGCGACCGTCGCAAGGCGCAGCTGCAGGACATCGCGATCCTCACCGGTGGTCAGGTCATCACCGAAGAGGTCGGTCTGAAGCTCGAGAACGCCACGCTCGACCTGCTGGGTCGTGCGCGCAAGGTCATCGTCACCAAGGACGAGACCACGATCGTCGAGGGCGCCGGTGAGGCAGACCAGATCGAGGGTCGCGTCACGCAGATCCGTCGTGAGATCGAGAACACCGACAGCGACTACGACCGCGAGAAGCTGCAGGAGCGTCTCGCCAAGCTTGCAGGTGGCGTCGCCGTCATCAAGGCGGGCGCGGCGACCGAGGTCGAGCTCAAGGAGCGCAAGCACCGCATCGAGGACGCCGTCCGCAACGCGAAGGCAGCCGTCGAAGAGGGCATCGTCCCCGGCGGTGGCGTCGCGCTGATCCAGTCCGGTACGAAGGCGCTCGACTCGCTCTCCCTCACGGGTGACGAGGCGACCGGTGCGAACATCGTTCGCGTCGCGATCGAGGCTCCGCTCAAGCAGATCGCGCTCAACGCCGGTCTCGAGCCCGGAGTCGTTGCGAACAAGGTCGCCGAGCTCCCCTCGGGCCAGGGCCTGAACGCGGCATCCGGCGAGTACGTCGACATGTTCGCAGCGGGCATCATCGACCCGGCGAAGGTGACCCGCTCGGCACTGCAGAACGCAGCGTCGATCGCGGCCCTCTTCCTCACCACCGAGGTCGTCGTCGCCGACAAGCCCGAGAAGGCCGCCGCTCCCATGGGTGACCCGTCGGGTGGCATGGAC